One segment of Methylotenera versatilis 79 DNA contains the following:
- a CDS encoding transglutaminase TgpA family protein: MIRYLNTQQLTWLLTSLAVVLATHSPNLPIWVIATSVFFGAWRYLINKNQWSLPKFWQLLPITILICLGIIFSFKGFFGRDASLSLLVVMCSLKFLETKTLRDYMLVIVLGYFLVGNLFLFNQNIVTFLLSIPPLILLTATLINTSLHNSQPIQFSLKLAGQLLLQAIPVMLILFVLFPRIPGPIWGLPQDANSGMSGLGDSLSFGNISNLTQNSSIAFRVQFKDAIPANNQLYWRGPVLWHQENENWTMSSPKIDLSLEKLTTQGTPTHYTITLEPHNRLWLLMLDMPTMIPRDAKLSHDYSAIAEKPVRTRIRYDAISFNEYQLGMDLNEREKILSLQINAGENPKTIQLAKTWANLNTQDKVNRALDLYRQQDFYYTLRPPRLGKNPVDDFLFNTKRGFCEHYATSFVYLMRAAGVPARIVTGYQGGEFNPNGDYLIVRQSDAHAWAEVWLVDKGWVRIDPTAAVSPERIEFGISEALSNSDELPLMARKDYPWLKKAYLSWDGVNNGWNQWVLGYDDKKQLDFLKKLSGKNLNLQDMLIWMMGIIALIMAATTYFLLKQNNVKLKPAQRLYAQYLNQLKRVGLTPYPAEAALDFAQRAATDLTNHKQLIIEIAQRYNVLMYSASPKPELLSELAQCVKQLQIKKRS, translated from the coding sequence GTCGTGCTTGCGACGCACTCGCCCAATCTACCAATTTGGGTTATCGCAACAAGCGTGTTTTTTGGCGCTTGGCGCTACTTAATCAATAAAAATCAATGGTCACTACCAAAATTTTGGCAGTTATTACCAATTACCATATTGATCTGTCTTGGTATTATTTTCAGCTTTAAAGGCTTTTTTGGTCGCGATGCATCGTTAAGTTTGTTGGTGGTGATGTGCTCGCTCAAGTTTTTAGAAACCAAAACTTTGCGCGATTACATGCTGGTGATCGTGTTGGGTTATTTCTTGGTCGGCAATTTATTTTTGTTCAACCAAAATATTGTCACTTTTTTGCTTAGCATTCCGCCGCTGATTTTGCTTACCGCAACCTTAATCAATACCAGCTTGCATAACAGTCAGCCAATCCAGTTTTCACTTAAATTAGCGGGTCAATTGTTACTGCAAGCTATTCCTGTAATGTTGATCTTATTTGTATTGTTTCCACGTATTCCAGGGCCAATATGGGGTTTGCCGCAAGATGCGAATAGCGGCATGTCTGGTTTGGGCGATAGTTTGAGCTTTGGCAATATCAGCAATCTGACCCAAAACAGCTCAATTGCATTTCGTGTGCAATTTAAAGACGCAATACCTGCCAACAATCAGCTGTATTGGCGTGGCCCAGTGTTGTGGCATCAAGAAAATGAAAACTGGACCATGAGCAGCCCTAAGATTGATTTGTCATTGGAAAAGTTAACCACACAAGGCACGCCGACTCATTACACCATCACGCTTGAGCCGCATAATCGCTTATGGCTGTTGATGCTGGATATGCCAACTATGATTCCGCGCGATGCAAAACTGAGCCATGATTACTCAGCGATAGCCGAAAAGCCCGTGCGCACGCGTATTCGTTATGACGCGATATCGTTTAATGAATATCAACTCGGTATGGATTTAAATGAACGCGAAAAGATATTAAGTCTACAAATCAATGCAGGTGAAAATCCCAAAACCATTCAACTCGCCAAAACTTGGGCAAATTTGAATACGCAAGACAAAGTGAATCGTGCTCTAGATTTATATCGCCAGCAAGATTTTTATTACACACTAAGGCCGCCGCGCTTAGGTAAAAACCCAGTCGATGATTTTTTGTTTAATACAAAACGCGGATTTTGCGAGCATTACGCCACCAGCTTTGTTTATTTGATGCGAGCAGCTGGCGTGCCAGCACGTATCGTTACCGGCTATCAAGGTGGTGAATTCAACCCAAACGGTGACTATTTAATCGTGCGTCAATCTGATGCGCATGCATGGGCAGAAGTTTGGTTAGTCGATAAAGGCTGGGTGCGAATCGACCCGACCGCAGCCGTATCGCCCGAGCGCATAGAATTTGGCATTAGCGAAGCGTTAAGTAATTCGGATGAATTACCGTTAATGGCGCGTAAAGATTACCCTTGGTTAAAAAAAGCTTATCTCAGCTGGGATGGCGTAAATAACGGTTGGAACCAGTGGGTACTGGGTTATGACGATAAAAAACAGCTCGATTTCCTAAAAAAACTCAGTGGAAAAAACCTTAACTTACAAGATATGCTGATTTGGATGATGGGCATTATCGCTTTAATAATGGCGGCTACAACCTATTTTTTATTGAAACAAAATAACGTTAAATTAAAACCCGCACAGCGTTTATATGCACAATATTTAAATCAATTGAAACGTGTTGGATTAACACCGTATCCAGCTGAGGCGGCGCTGGATTTTGCGCAACGCGCGGCAACCGATTTGACTAACCATAAACAATTAATCATTGAAATTGCTCAACGGTATAATGTTTTAATGTATAGCGCTTCGCCAA